The bacterium Unc6 genome has a window encoding:
- a CDS encoding AAA family ATPase, with the protein MALNGLKKDTLTLKVKEALAKDVGRAIVRIDPEDMKILEIEVGDIIEIEGKRKTPAKVMPCYTEDRGKGIIQIDGISRENAQVGLDEKVKVSKVDYKPASKITLSPLTLSSLLQRDKDTQYLGSLIAGLPVVAGDRIRATFFGSRHCDFKVLDTIPNEGVVLISPDTLLRLETKTKPEEVLAKISYEDI; encoded by the coding sequence ATGGCATTAAATGGATTAAAAAAAGATACCTTAACATTGAAAGTCAAAGAGGCTTTAGCAAAAGATGTAGGAAGGGCTATTGTAAGGATAGACCCTGAAGATATGAAAATTCTTGAAATAGAGGTAGGCGACATTATAGAAATAGAAGGCAAAAGAAAAACTCCAGCAAAAGTAATGCCCTGTTATACCGAAGATAGAGGTAAGGGCATAATTCAGATAGACGGAATATCCCGGGAAAATGCCCAAGTAGGCTTAGATGAAAAGGTAAAGGTTAGTAAGGTAGACTATAAACCTGCCAGCAAAATCACGCTTTCGCCTTTAACTTTATCCAGTTTACTGCAAAGAGATAAAGATACTCAATACCTCGGCTCACTCATTGCTGGGCTTCCGGTTGTAGCTGGTGATAGAATCAGGGCTACCTTTTTTGGCTCAAGGCACTGCGATTTTAAAGTATTGGATACCATTCCCAATGAGGGTGTAGTTTTGATAAGCCCTGATACTTTACTTAGGCTAGAGACAAAGACTAAACCAGAAGAGGTATTGGCAAAAATTTCCTATGAGGATATCG
- a CDS encoding heat-shock protein Hsp20 → MAKKEKEKREGLDIDFGIGKLSLGGLFKGIEKLVDLAADLTEAGGEIKKEGEIDLSHLKKGMKGVFGFSIKTAVSGKPIVEPFGNIKKTPKGPKVEEEREPIVDVFDEKDEIRVYAEMPGVNQDDIKLDLKGDILDISAKTGDRKYHKEILLPTKVKQETLTSSYKNGILEVRMRK, encoded by the coding sequence ATGGCAAAAAAAGAGAAGGAAAAAAGAGAAGGATTAGACATTGATTTTGGAATAGGTAAATTAAGTTTAGGGGGATTATTTAAAGGCATTGAGAAGTTAGTTGACCTTGCCGCAGATTTAACAGAAGCCGGTGGAGAGATTAAGAAAGAGGGCGAGATAGACCTGAGCCATCTTAAAAAAGGCATGAAAGGGGTATTTGGTTTTTCTATCAAGACAGCAGTAAGCGGAAAACCCATTGTTGAGCCTTTTGGCAACATCAAAAAAACTCCCAAAGGGCCCAAGGTTGAAGAGGAAAGAGAGCCGATTGTTGATGTTTTTGATGAGAAAGATGAAATAAGAGTTTATGCTGAGATGCCCGGGGTAAATCAAGATGATATAAAATTAGATTTAAAAGGAGACATTCTTGATATTTCAGCAAAAACGGGTGATAGAAAATATCATAAAGAAATTTTGCTTCCAACAAAGGTTAAACAGGAGACTCTTACATCAAGTTATAAAAACGGTATTTTGGAAGTTAGAATGAGGAAATGA